A portion of the Lolium rigidum isolate FL_2022 chromosome 1, APGP_CSIRO_Lrig_0.1, whole genome shotgun sequence genome contains these proteins:
- the LOC124678365 gene encoding BTB/POZ and MATH domain-containing protein 1-like, whose product MSKEAKKTGPEAQTRTTMLGSAVVQFRVDFEQAKKLPISKAVHSDVLSVGGHNWRIECYLRGSNKADKGEYLSIFVRHMSKTRRIKAIFEAALMDKDGNPCEIASKRSCIHEFTMNNHDDNNGYDVDWGWSKFIKVTTLETDYVIEGHITFLCGIVVIHDSPIPVPPSDIGIHLGRLLDHMDGTDVSFTIDGETFRAHRAVLAARSPVFRAELFGSMAEATMTSITLHEITATTFKAMLRFIYMDVLPEEELGDSSTEMLKDLLAAADQYALDRLKLMCAQKLWDKVSTDTVATTLACAETYNCPELKSKCIDFLAVDENFKKAAFTDGYALLVLKFPSITAELRKRFMA is encoded by the exons A TGAGCAAGGAAGCTAAGAAGACCGGGCCGGAGGCGCAGACCAGGACCACCATGCTGGGTTCTGCCGTTGTTCAGTTTAGAGTAGACTTCGAGCAAGCCAAGAAGCTTCCCATCAGCAAGGCCGTCCACTCCGACGTCCTCTCCGTCGGGGGACACAACTGGAGGATTGAGTGCTACCTGCGTGGGTCAAATAAGGCAGACAAGGGCGAGTATCTTTCCATCTTCGTCAGGCACATGAGCAAAACTAGAAGAATCAAGGCCATCTTTGAGGCTGCCCTGATGGACAAGGATGGCAATCCATGTGAGATAGCCTCAAAAAGGTCATGTATCCATGAATTTACAATGAACAACCATGATGACAACAATGGTTATGATGTCGATTGGGGATGGAGTAAGTTTATCAAGGTAACTACCCTAGAGACTGACTACGTAATAGAGGGACACATTACATTTTTGTGCGGCATCGTGGTCATACATGACAGCCCTATTCCCGTGCCGCCTTCGGACATCGGGATCCATCTTGGCCGCTTGCTAGATCACATGGATGGGACGGATGTGTCATTCACCATCGATGGCGAGACATTTCGCGCACACCGTGCAGTGCTTGCTGCCCGCTCACCGGTCTTCAGAGCCGAGCTCTTCGGTTCCATGGCGGAGGCTACGATGACATCCATCACGCTGCACGAAATCACGGCTACAACATTCAAAGCTATGCTTCGGTTCATATACATGGATGTGCTGcccgaagaagagcttggggactCTTCCACTGAGATGCTAAAGGATCTACTTGCTGCGGCCGATCAATATGCACTAGACAGGTTGAAGCTCATGTGTGCCCAAAAGTTGTGGGATAAGGTGTCAACAGATACAGTTGCTACTACCTTAGCTTGCGCAGAAACATACAACTGTCCCGAGTTGAAGAGCAAGTGCATTGACTTCTTGGCAGtggatgaaaatttcaaaaaggcAGCGTTcactgatggttatgcattgctggTTCTGAAATTCCCATCAATTACTGCTGAGCTGAGAAAGAGGTTTATGGCATAA